The following proteins are co-located in the Octopus sinensis linkage group LG24, ASM634580v1, whole genome shotgun sequence genome:
- the LOC115223953 gene encoding zinc finger protein 208-like isoform X5 encodes MDLPEELPKETGESSYSCDICKKSFSLEGKLATHKCIDKKEKAEKRYHCDICSKSFSVKFNLTEHRHIHTGEKPYNCETCGKSFSRIHTLTMHKRIHTGEKPYECDICGKSFSRIHTLITHKRFHTGEKPFKCDTCGKSFSLKGHLVDHLRIHTGEKPHHCDTCGKSFSLRSHLVGHIRIHTGEKPYHCDICGKSFSQTNSLTNHIRIHTGEKPYQCNICGESFSETGNLTKHKYIHTGEKPYQCDICSKSFTDRSTLTGHKRIHTGEKPYHCVICGQSFTRTSDLAIHSRRIHTKEKPYTCDICSKAFAYGSALNVHKRIHTGERPYHCSVCGKSFSRNSDLIRHMCFHTGDKPYPCDICGKSYTSRNALTYHKRIHTGEKPYQCDICGRSFSRKNHVSNHRLTHTGEKPFHCDICGKSFSYGKALTKHMHLHSGDKPYHCDICGKSFYKIGNLTKHKFTHTVEKLYSCNICGESYATRNALTAHKRVHTGEKPYHCDICGKSFSEKYHLTKHRYTHTGEKPYDCKICGKSFSQAAHLTVHSRTHTGEKPFHCEFCDKSFSQTAHLTIHRRIHTGDRPYKCDICGKSFSQNSDLTKHNRIHSGEKPYQCNICGKSFSVSTALTSHKYIHTGERPYHCEICGKSFSHSSALTTHKCVCSNENLYTQKFPLWSE; translated from the exons ATGGATTTGCCTGAAGAATTGCCAAAAGAGACGGGGGAATCCtcatattcctgtgatatctgtaaaaagtcgTTCTCTCTGGAAGGTAAGCTTGCTACCCATAAATGTATTGACAAAAAAGAGAAAGCAGAAAAacgatatcattgtgatatctgtagtaaatctttCTCTGTAAAATTTAACTTAACAGAacatagacatattcatacaggggagaaaccatacaaCTGTGAGACCTGTGGAAAATCGTTCTCACGAATACATACCTTAACTatgcacaaacgcattcatacaggagaaaaaccatatgaatgtgatatctgcggtaaatctttctctcgaatACACACTTTAATTACTCACAAGCGCTTccacactggagaaaaaccatttaaatgtgatacctgtggtaaatcattctctctaaaAGGTCATTTAGTTGATCacttacgtattcatacaggtgaaaaaccacatcactgtgatacctgtggtaaatcattctctctaagAAGTCATTTAGTTggtcacatacgtattcatacaggtgaaaaaccatatcattgtgatatctgtggtaaatcattctctcaaactaATAGCCTAACTAaccatatacgtattcatacaggagagaagccatatcagtgtaacaTTTGTGGGGAATCATTCTCTGAAACAGgaaatttaactaaacacaaatacattcatacag gagagaaaccttatcagtgtgacaTCTGCAGTAAATCGTTCACAGATCGAAGTACATTAACA ggccacaaacgtattcatacaggggaaaaaccatatcactgtgttaTTTGTGGTCAATCATTCACTAGAACTAGTGACTTAGCGATACACAGCAGACGTATTCACACAAAAGAGAAACCCTATACCTGTGATATCTGCAGTAAAGCATTCGCTTATGGAAGTGCATTAAatgttcacaaacgtattcatacaggggaaaggCCATATCATTGTagtgtctgtggtaaatccttctctcgaAATTCTGACTTAATTAGACACATGTGTTTTCATACAGGGGATaagccatatccctgtgatatctgtggtaaatcatacaCTAGTAGAAATGCATTAActtatcataaacgtattcacacaggagaaaagccataccaatgtgatatctgtgggagaTCATTCTCTCGAAAGAATCATGTAAGTAATCATAGACTaactcatactggagagaaaccattccattgtgatatctgtgggaaatctttCTCTTACGGTAAGGCTCTAACAAAGCATATGCATCTTCATAGTG GTGataagccatatcactgtgatatctgtggtaaatcattctataaAATAGGTAATTTGACTAAACATAAATTCACTCATACTGTAGAGAAGCTGTATTCCTgcaatatctgtggtgaatcatatGCTACTAGAAATGCATTGACTGCtcataaacgtgttcatacaggagaaaaaccttaccactgtgatatctgtggtaaatcgttctcagAAAAATATCACTTAACTAAACATAGatacactcatacaggagagaaaccatatgattgtaagatctgtggtaaatctttctctcaggcAGCTCATTTAACTGTTCACAGtcgtactcatacaggtgagaaaccatttcactgtgagttttgtgataaatcattctctcaaacagCTCATTTAACAATCcatagacgtattcatacaggagatagACCCTataagtgtgatatttgtggcaaatctttctctcaaaatagTGATTTGACTAAGCACAACCGCATTCATTCAGGAGAAAAGCCGTATCAGTGtaatatatgtggtaaatcattctctgtaagtacTGCATTAACTagtcacaaatacattcatacaggagaaagaccatatcactgtgagatctgtggtaaatcattttctcacagTTCTGCTTTAACTACACACAAATGTGTTTGTTCCAATGAAAACCTTTATACTCAAAAATTTCCTTTGTGGAGTGAGtga